The genomic window GCGGCGAACGGGACCACGGCCCCGATCGCGGGGGCGACCGTCGAGATCGACAGCTGGGCGTCCACCTACACACTGCGCACGGCTGCCGACGGCACCTACGCGCTGTGGCTGGACACCCGCAACAACCCGCTCACCCTCATCGCGGCCAAGGACGGCTACGCGCCGACCACGGCCACGGTGAAGCTCGTCAAGGGCGGGACGGTGATCAGTAACTTCACCCTCAGGAAGCAGTAGCGCGACGGCACATGAGACAGGGGCGGGCCACTCCTCCGGGGGCGGCCCGCCCTTTCCGCGAGGAATCGTGGCCGGCCGGAGTTGGCCGGGCGCTTTTGCGCGCTCTACGGCGGGCCTCCGGTGTGCCTTCGACCAGCGAAAAGGCCCTCCGGGTAGGAGGGCCTGAAGGTGGTGCGGACGGTGTGCCCCCGGCAGGACTCGAACCTGCGGCCAAGCGCTTAGAAGGCGCCTGCTCTATCCACTGAGCTACGGGGGCCGGGTGTCGGCCGGTGTCCCGGAGGGCGTGGGTTCAAGCCATCCGCGACGCTGCCGGGACAAGGATAGGGCTCAGATCGCCTCGTCCCGGTTGCTTCACCTGCGTGGCACGATGTGGAGGTTCAGTGAAGCGAACCGATAATCGCAGGTAGGTGCGATTCGTGCACCGCTTTTCGCGCCTCACGCCACGGGTGTTGTGCACTCGTTATGCCTGCGCCCCACTCGTCCCCTCTGTCCCCCGGAACGGATCCGCCGCGCAGAGGGGCCTATACGCTTCAAAAAGCCGTCAAAATTGGGCATTCTTCACATGTGGTAACCATGGATGTACGGCCCCAGCTCATCGACGCACTTTCCGCCCTGCGCGACCGTGTCGCTGCCGTGCGTCTTCCACTCCCGCTGCCCGGAGCCCCGCGCTCCCGGCAGACGCGGACCGAACTGCTCGCCCAGCTCGACGACTACCTCGTACCTCGCCTCAAGGACCCCGACGCACCGCTGCTCGCGGTGATCGGCGGATCCACCGGCGCGGGCAAGTCCACGCTCGTCAACTCGCTGGTGGGATGCCGGGTCAGTGAGGCCGGGGTGCTGCGCCCGACCACCAGAACCCCCGTGCTCGTCTGCCATCCGGACGACCACCACTGGTTCGCCGGGGTGCGCGTGCTGCCGCAGCTGACCCGGGTGTGGCTGCCCCCGGGGCGGCCCCGGGACCCCGACGGGCTCGACCACCTCGGTGCCGAGGGGGACCACGACGAGTCCGTGCTGCGCGTGGAGACGGCGGCGACCCTGCCGCGCGGGCTGGCCCTCCTGGACGCGCCTGACATCGACTCGCTCGTCGTACGGAACCGCGTGCTCGCCGCCGAACTCATCTGCGCCGCCGACGTGTGGATCATGGTGACCACCGCGTCCCGGTACGCCGACGCCGTGCCCTGGCACCTCCTGCGGACCGCGAAGGAGTACGACGCTTCACTGGTCACCGTCCTGGACCGGGTGCCGCACCAGGTGATCGGCGAGGTCTCCCGCCAGTACGCCGCCCTGCTCACCCGGGCCGGTCTGGGCGACGTGCCCCGGTTCACGATCCCGGAGCTGCCCGAGTCCGCGGGAGGCGGCAGCGGGCTGCTGCCCACCACCGCCGTGGCACCCCTCAGGGCCTGGCTCACCCACCGGGCGCAGGACCCGGCGGCCCGTCAGCAGGCCGTGGGGCGGACGGCGTCCGGGGTCATCGACTCGCTGAACGTGCGGATGCCCGAGCTCGCCGCGGCGGTCGCCGCGCAGTACGCCGCGGCCGTCCGGCTGACCGGTGTGGTCGAGGAGGCGTACGGGAAGGAGCTGTCGCGCGTCGGACGGCGGCTGAAGGACGGTGCCGTGCTCGCGGGCGGCGCCCGCACCCGCTGGCGCGGCTACCCGCTCTACAGCACGGCGGGAGAGCTGCTGGACGCACTCGTGGAGAGCCTCACCGCTCTGCTGCAGTGCGCGGTGGCCGCGGCGGACGAGCAGATCCGTACGACCTGGCGGCGCGAACC from Streptomyces sp. NBC_01341 includes these protein-coding regions:
- a CDS encoding dynamin family protein; this encodes MDVRPQLIDALSALRDRVAAVRLPLPLPGAPRSRQTRTELLAQLDDYLVPRLKDPDAPLLAVIGGSTGAGKSTLVNSLVGCRVSEAGVLRPTTRTPVLVCHPDDHHWFAGVRVLPQLTRVWLPPGRPRDPDGLDHLGAEGDHDESVLRVETAATLPRGLALLDAPDIDSLVVRNRVLAAELICAADVWIMVTTASRYADAVPWHLLRTAKEYDASLVTVLDRVPHQVIGEVSRQYAALLTRAGLGDVPRFTIPELPESAGGGSGLLPTTAVAPLRAWLTHRAQDPAARQQAVGRTASGVIDSLNVRMPELAAAVAAQYAAAVRLTGVVEEAYGKELSRVGRRLKDGAVLAGGARTRWRGYPLYSTAGELLDALVESLTALLQCAVAAADEQIRTTWRREPAAGIFRFEDAGREAGGWGPAEDIQGRVGMAVRRWRRVLEELAEEEARLLERNAAPDAETVAALLAAALLGGRRARGAGEQLAERIGAQGALRLRDKGGALLTTCLGQVLHGERDRRLAPLDALEVAPEPQAELIAALSVLQKERKQR